Sequence from the Bacteroidales bacterium genome:
GAAGAGAGCACATCAAGGGTGTGCTTATAATTATGATAATAATAATTCTTTGGAATCTCGTTTTCCAATCTATTTAAAATATTTTTTTCGGCTTCTTTATAATTCATAATGATTATACGGTAAGTTGTTCATATAAATCCCAGAATTTCTGATTAGGTACTCTTCCTTCATCATCAACCGACAGCTCAGGTTTGATACGTTCTGCAAAATACATATCAATCTCGCCTTTATGTTTTACAGGAATTTTTCCACGATAAGTACACTCGAAGAAATCCTTCACATGCTCATAAGTAACTCCTGAAATATTTATTTTATTCGGCAAACTGGTTTGTTCCAGGCGGCTTGCAGTATTTACCGTATCGCCCCATATATCGTAAGCAAATTTCTTTTTACCAACTACGCCGGAAATGATTTCACCGGAATGAACACCTATCCTTATCTTCCACAGGGTACGCCCTTTTGCAGATTGTTCCTTTTTTAACCGTGCAATAAAATCACGCATTTCAAATGCAGCAAGAACCACATCAACAGGATTTGTTTTATTCTTAATAGGAACCCCACCGGCACACATATACGAATCGCCAACGGTTTTTATTTTCTCAATATTATGTCGCACGCATACATTATCGAAGAATACAAAGCTTCGGTTAAGTTCGGCAATAAGCTCCTGTGGTTCGAGCTGCTGGGCAATAATGGTAAAGTCTTTGAAATCGGAAAATAAAACAGTAGCCATTTCAAAATATTTTGTTTTGGCATTACCATTCTCTTTAAGCTCCTTTGCAATTCTAAAAGGAAGAATATTCAGCAACAGTTTATCTGATTTTTCTTTTTCTTTTTCCAGTTCATTTTTCTGTGAATTGATCTCATTCGTACGCTCATTCACCAGTTCTTCCAGTTTTAATTTTGCATCCTTTAATCGCTTGTTGCTATATTTTAAAACCATACGAATGAATAATACAAAACCAACTATATAAATAAAATAGGCAAACCACGTGCGGTACCATGGCGGAAGAATCTCGAATTCATAAGTAGTTTCAGGGCTTTCCGTATCAAAAATATTTTTTGCCTTTACATGAAAAATATAACTACCCGGAGGTAAGTTGGTATATTCTTTTTTGGTTTCCAGTGTCCAGTCCGACCACTTCTTATCAAATCCTTCAAGGAATACTTTAAACATTCTTGATTTCTCATTGAAAAAAGTAGTTGCAGTAAATTCAAAAGTAATGCTGTTATAATTGAATGCCACCTGCGGTTTCAGTTCTTCGGTTTGATTTATTGATAATCCTGAATACTCGCCGCTATCATTAAATACGGTATAAAATGTTCCACCAAAAAGTACGGAATCGCGTTCCAAAATAACTTTTCTTATCAACGTATTAAAATTTACATTGTATTTGTATTTTGATGTACCGTCATATCTCACCATTCCATCATCGCCACCAAACCAGGTTATGCCATTATTTTCGGCATATATGGAATATATCTCCACCTGGGGGATCGGCTTGAATGGAATAAGACTTACCTGATAAATCCCATTTTTCTGAATGGCTGCTTTAGCAATCGATTTTGTTTTATAATTATTATCAGTAAACTGGATCCACAGGTTTCCCATTGAATCCTCACTGAGCATATTTATAAAAATACCTTTATTATAAAATTTCAAAGCCGAGCTAATTACTTTTCTAAATTTAACAGATGGGTTCTTTCCATTTTGTTTTACTTCAACCGGTTTATAAACGCCTTCTTCTAAAAGAAAATAAATTTCATTCTGAATCTTATAAATAGATGGAGATATTGAAGGCAAACCTGATGCTGCTTCTTCGAATTGGGTTAATGTGTATGTTTGTTTTTCTTTTAAAGGAAGTGAAATTCTATTGCCTGTCCACTTATTGAATTCTAAAAGATAAATGCCTGAAAACTGCGTTGATATCCACATTTTACCTGATCCATCTTCCACAATGCTGATTATTTTATCATTCAATCCTTTTATGGAATCTTCAATTTCAAATAATATTTCATCACCTGAATATTTGACAGACAAACATAATAAACCATCTTCGGCAGCAATGAATATTTTTGAAGGGTCTTTCTGATAATGATATATTTTTATTGCTTTGCTTTTAGTGAGCTGTTTTGCTGTATAGTTTTCAACTTCATAAACTCCCGATGATGTTGCAACAAGCAGTTTATTTTTTAAAGCATTTTTTTCATTTTTCACTACCAATAAATCCCATGAGGTGGAACGAATACCTTTCAGTAATTTGAACTGTGAAATATCTGTATTCAATCCTTCTTCGCTAATTGAATATTTTCCGGGGGAATAATCATGATAAAATACACCCTGCCATGTTCCTACAAATAATCCTCCATTGAAACGGGTAATGGACATCACGCTTCCCTTCAAACCCTTATCATCATTCCAGAAGCTTATAGGCGAGGATGCATCTACACGTGCAATACCATTATCGAGTGAAAGCCATATTGCATTTTGCTGATCTTCACCAACAGCATTGTGAGTTTCATTTTGTATGCCTGCTTTTTTATCAAGTACCTGCGCAAGGTTACCATCACGATCCATGATTACTGTTCCGCCAAACAAAGTTGCAAATGCATAGTACCCATTTTTTAATCGCGCGCAATTTAATAATTGGTTATGTTTAATAAAATAATCAGCCTGGTTATAAAATTTATAAACAACAGGATAATCATGATTACTGAGGGTGAAAGGATTTGACATGATGTACAATCCACTGTCCTTCGACACGATCAACATTTTTTTGTTCGAATACGGCAGTATATTATTTATACTGATGTTAGAAAAGAATTCGCCATTATTTATTTTTGTAATGGTATCATTTTTCAGATACTTTAATCCCACACCTTTTTGCCATAACAAAATACGGTTACCATATTTATAACAATTACTTGATTTTTTTATGTGCCATGTATGAATTTTCTTTCCATCCCACTTATATAATTTTTCATCCGAAACAAAATATAAGCCTGATGAAGTAATACGTATATTAAAAATATAATCAAAATTTTTATCATTCTTATCAAATTTATCAAGAAGGGAAACGTATTTTAAAACACCGTTTTTAGTCGGTGCAAGATAACCAAACTCGCCTGTAGAACCAACATATACCCTGTCGCTGCTGTCGATTGCCAGGGAGCTTACCATATAATCGTTGGTTATTGGGATCACGTGCCACTGAACGCCATCGTATTCAAGCACTCCATCACCATTAGCAAAATACAGTACCCCTCTTTTATCCTGGACAAAACCCCAGTTTTGCGAAAATGCTTTATATTCAAAAGGTGAAAAATTCCTGACAAGAGGTAAGCCTATTTCGTAAACACCCTTTGTTTGCGCGAAAATAATTACCGGGAAAAATAATAATATATATGTGAATATTTTTTTCATTTAATCCGTCAAAACAAATTTTAATAATAAAACATCTACTATAGAATAATCAAATTAAGTTTAGCCAGTTCTACAAACCTACACAAATTTTCGGAGATATTCAAACGACATAATTAAAATAAAATGAAGGTAAAAAAAGATACGATACAGGTAATATTTGAGTGCGCTTATTTTATGAATAAGCGCACTCAAAATATAATAGGTTTAAAAATTAATTTTATACAAATAATACTGATTGCTTTGATCGCTGCTGGCTATCCAGAAATTAGCCCCGTCGTGGGTTATGCCGCCATTATAACTGGTTTTGATTTTATGATTCACATAATATGAAGCAATGCATTTAAACGGGCTAAGCTGGCATTTATGAATCTGGGAATCCTGAAAGAAATATAAATATCCGCCCACATACTCCATACCATCAGCGTCAAACGGGAAATGCTGCAATACTGCATTGGTTGAGATATCCCATGTATATATATAACCATCAGCAGAACAATACATGGTTTGTCCCACCAATGCCAGCGCTTTAATCCGGCCTGATGTTATTGTTGGACTTGTTGAAATCACAGCTCCGGTAGAAGGATTCACTTTAATGATTTTGTTATTATTTGAAATATATAAATCAGGGTTTGTAAAATTCACACCTCCATAATAATATGTACCGCTCAATGTTAAAGACGAAATAGCATGTGTTACAGGATTGATCTTTTGAAGTGTGTTTGAATTTGATTCGGCTGTCCACAAAATATTCATCCCGTCGAAACCTATATCCTGCCTGCCATCTCCGTTAGTTACAGGACTGGCAATACTATCGGAAACAGTTACAAATGTCACCCATTCTGTTTCATCAGGAGCATTATCATTTTTCTTAAACACTATTGTTTCCGTTTGATTTGATAACACCAACGTATCATTACTAATTGTGTAATTAAACAAATTCATGAATACTTCAATCTGCGCATAGGTAATAAATGCCAGATCGACACGCAGTGAGCGGAAACCATAATCAACCGTATCGAGTGCGTATAGGATATTATTATTTTTAAGTATAATATATTTTGTTTCCGACAATCCGCTTACAATCTGCCATTTCCCGTACAGGTCAGGATCAGGGTCGGTGGAATAGCCTGTTGCACCTTGCGGACCCGTTGGGCCTGTTGGTCCCTGAGGTCCTTCTTTTTTACATTCCGTAAAAATAATCGATGCAAATATTATGATAAATAAAATTCTTACTGTTCTCATATCATTGAAATTTATTTCGCTATTACATATCCAGTTTTACAAGTTTATATTCATCGGTATCGTAACTATAACCTGCGATCCAGAAATTAGAACCATCAAATGTAATACCGCCATTATTGCTTCCTGCCAAAGGAGAATCGACATAATATGTTTGAACACATTTAAATGGCGACATCTGACATTTGTAAACCATATCACCATAAGCCAAATACAAATACCCGCCAACATATTCCATTCCGTTAACCATGCGATCGAAGAATGGATACACTGTGCTGCCTGTAATATCCCAGTAATAAACATGTCCCGACCAATCGGAATAAAACATATAATCGCCATACAGAGCAAGACCGGTAATTGTGCTTGAACATAAAGTGGGGCTTGTTGAAATTACCGCACCGGTAGTAGGATTCACTTTATAAATCACATTCTGATCGGACAACCATAAACTTGATGAAGCATACAAAGCACCGGAATAATAATAAGTTCCACTTAATGTCAATGTAGTAACAGCATGCGTTACAGGGTTAATTTTATAAAGTGTATTTGAAGATGATTTTGTAGTCCATAAAATATTTGTTCCATCGAAACCTATATCCTGGCGGCCATCGTCAGTGGGGTTAGGACTAACAATACTATCAATAACATTCACGTAAGTTACCCACTCCGTTTCATCAGGCGCATTATCGTTTTTTGTTAACACGATATTGCTATTTAAGTTTGATAGGTACAAGGTATTATTACTAATCGTATAATTATAAACTATACCAAAAATCTTAATTTGCGAACTTGTAACAAATGCCATATCGGTATATAATCTTTTAAAACCATAAGCAGCCGAATCAAGCCGATAGGTAATATTATCATCTTTAATTATCAGATAACTTGTTCCTGTCAAACCGCTTTGCACAGCCCATTTGCCATACAACGCCGGATCTACAAGCGAAGTGTTACCTGTTGGGCCAGTAGGACCAGTTGGACCTTGAGGACCGGCAGGGCCTTCTTTTTTACATGATGAAAAAATAATAACTGCTAACGCAACTACTAAAATTGAATTTAAATACTTCATGGCTTTAATTTTAATTGTACTATAAATGATTAAAAAAATATTTTAAATAAGTAAAAATATTTTTAAAAGAAACAAAAACTTTATTCAACGAAGTTTTTACAAAAGTAGATAAAATTCAGAAAATACAGAAATGAGATTTTATTGTAAATTAATAGTCGGCTTTATAATATGTCCATTTACCGCTTACATATAAGGCTGAAGGCTTTGGTCCATTAAGTATCATTTTCCAATTTGCCAACTTAGTTTTTCCATCATTATAATCGTACACATAATACTTTTCAATAGTTGTATCTATAGGATGTGGATATTCAATAATTTTAAAATAAAATACATCTTTCAATTTTAAAAAATGGTCATTTGCTTTTGCTATTCCTCCATGTTCAATATCTTTCCCCTGCCAATAAATCATGTAATTGGCATGACTATATTCATCAATTGACAGATGTACAAAATATGTACAACCACCATCAACACATGCATGCCATAATCCAATAAATTCAGGTCTTTCCTTGTCAACCTGTTTTTTACATGCAAAAAGTGTAATCAGTATTATAAATATAAAGTAGATTCTTTTTTTCATCTTTTATAATTTACATAATTCCATTATCCGCAATTTTCTTCTAATTATTGCTTATTTTTAATTTGCAAATTTTACATCACGAAAATAAACAATTCTGAAATATTTAATAACTGATGTTATGCAAAATCATTATTTGTATCGAAACAACATTATTTTATTATATTATGTCCCGTTAGGGACAACAGCTTGGTAAAAAAGGTACAACTCACTCCTTGTTGTACCGTAGGTACTACACTTTCAAGACCACATAGCTTTCAAATACGTTCAGTTAATTGGGTTGTGCCTTCAGCACACAACTTCATAGTGGTTATATATTTTACCAAGCGGTTATGCCTACGGCATATACTCTTAAAATCCTTATTGATTAAAGTTTATAAAATTTTATTTTGAGTTTTGCGTAACATCAATTAATAATATTTTTTCAAATCCATTTCTAATTTGAATAATTATCAAATTTAAATAAAATTCAAACCAAAAAACATCAGGAAAATTATTTTAAAATTTTAAACTTAGTAGAAAAGTATTCAAAAAAACATTACCCCAACACACAAACCTTTGAAGACTCAGCCCTGCATTCCCAAATAGACTTCAAAGGTTTTTCTTTTAAAAATATTTCTTCAAATATTTTGCTGTATACGATTTTTCGCAATCGATAAGTTCTTCGGGAGTTCCTGCAAAAACAACCGTTCCGCCATTTTCGCCACCTTCGGGACCAAGGTCGATAACCCAATCGGCCGATTTAATTATTTCGCCATTGTGTTCAACAATTAAAACCGAATGACCATTTTTTATTAATGCATTGAAAGCAACCAATAGTTTATTGATGTCGTGAAAATGCAGTCCTGTTGTGGGTTCGTCAAAAATAAAAAGTGTTGATGCTTCTGCATTTCCTTTCGATAGAAAATAGGCCAGCTTCACACGCTGCGCTTCGCCACCACTAAGCGTACTCGATGCCTGTCCGAGTTTGATATATCCCAAACCCACATCAGCCAATGGTTTCAGCTTAGAGATAATTTTACTTTCGAGCGATGATTTTTCTTTCAACGAGAAAAATGCTATGGCTTCATCAACCGTATGTTCAAGAATATCGCTGATATTTTTTCCGCGATATGTTACATCAAGGACTTCGCTTTTAAAACGTTTACCTTTACACTCTTCACAAACTAAATTTATATCAGCCATGAACTGCATCTCAATGGTAACTTCGCCTGCACCCTCACATTCTTCGCAACGTCCACCTGCAATGTTAAATGAAAAATACCCGGGTTTATAACCGCGCATCCTTGCCAATTGCTGCGAGGAATACAGTTCACGAATTTCATCATAAGCTTTTATATAGGTAACCGGGTTCGAGCGCGACGAGCGGCCAATAGGATTCTGGTCGATCATTTCAACAGCAGCAATACTTTTCACATCACCATCGAGTTTATCGAACTGCCCTGTTTTTTCGCCATATCCGCCATATATTTTTTTCAAGGCAGGATATAATATATTTTTAACCAATGTTGTTTTCCCCGAACCACTGACGCCTGTAATCACGGTCATTGCATTCAACGGAATTTTCACATTTATTGATTTTAAATTGTGTTGCCTTGCTCCAACTATTTCAATATACTCTTTCCATTTACGGCGCGATTCGGGAATTTTAATTTTTAATTTTCCTGTAAGATATTTTGAAGTAAGGTTCTCATCATGCTTCATCAAATCGCTGAACGTGCCGTTAAACATGATCTCGCCGCCATGTGCACCTGCCAGCGGACCAATATCAATAAGGCTATCCGACGAACGGATAATATCTTCATCATGTTCAACAACAATAACGCTGTTTCCAATATCACGTAACGATTTCAGAACTTTTATCAAATTATGCGTATCGCGCGGATGCAGACCAATACTGGGCTCGTCGAGAATATACATCGAGCCGACAAGACTGCTTCCTAAATAAGTTGCCAGGTTTATTCGCTGCGATTCACCACCAGACAATGTTGATGACAGTCTGTTCAACGTTAAATATCCCAAACCCACATCCAACAGGAATTGCAATCGTGTGCGAATTTCAACAAGCAAGCGTTCCGAAACCAGTTTATCGTAATCGTTTAAATCAAGATTATTAAAAAATTCGTAGAGCTTTGTTAAGGGTAAAACAACTAATTCAGAGATGGAACTACCGCAAATCTTTACATACGACGCGTCTTTGCGCAAACGTGTGCCTTTGCATTCCGGGCAGAAAGTTTTTCCGCGATAACGCGAAAGCATCACCCTGTATTGAATCTTATACGTTTGTAATTCCAATAATTTAAAGAAATCATTCAAGCCATGGAAATGTTTATTGCCTGTCCATATCAATTCCTTTTCTTCTTTGCTTAATTGTCCATATGGTGTATGAATGGGAAAATTGAATTTATATGCATTCATCACCAGCGGTTCTTTCCACTCACTCATCTTCTCACCGCGCCAGCATGCAATGGCATCATCATAAACCGACAATGTTTTATCGGGAACAACCAGGTCTTCATCAATACCCATCACATTTCCAAATCCCTCGCAGGTTTTACAGGCACCGTAAGGATTATTGAATGCAAATAAATTTACTGATGGTTCTTCAAAAAGAATTCCGTCGGCTTCAAATTTATTTGAAAATTCCTTTAACTTTTTTTCGCCATTTTTATTTTCAAACTCTACAAAACATTTCCCTTTTCCCTCGTAGAATGCGGTTTCTACCGAATCGGCAATTCGCGATAACAAATCGGTGTTTTCAAATGAGATCACAAAACGGTCGATCAAAACCTGAATTACTTCTTTAATATTTTTTTCATTCTTCTCACGAAGAATATCTTCTATTTTTACAATTTCATTATTCAGCACTATGCGTGAAAAACCTTGTTGCAATAGCACTTCAAGCCTACCCCGAATTGATTTCTTTGCATCCGGAATTACTGGCGAAAAAATCATCACCTTTGTTGATTCATAAAGTGAAGCGATATAATTTACCACATCAGTAACACTGTCGCTCCTCACTAATTCGCCACTTACAGGCGAATATGTTTTCCCGATTCGGGCAAATAATAGTTTAAGGTATTCATAAATTTCCGTTGAAGTTCCTACAGTAGAGCGTGGATTGCGAGTGGTAACTTTTTGTTCAATAGCTATGGCAGGTGAAATTCCGGTTATATAATCAACATCGGGTTTGTTCATTCTTCCGAGAAACTGGCGGGCATACGAGCTTAAACTTTCAACATATCGCCGCTGCCCTTCGGCATAAAGGGTATCGAATGCCAGTGATGATTTCCCTGAACCCGACAAACCGGTAATAACAACAAGCTTATTCCTTGGAATGGATACAGAAATATTTTTAAGATTATTAACCCTCGCTCCTTTTATTTCAATAAACTTTTCCGATTTAACCTTTGATACTTCAGCGTTTGCCATATTACCTGATAGAAATTTTTTTAAAATACTTTATTTCGATATTGCTACAAAAACTCCGAAACACAAAGTTAAACAAAATATTATTGATACATTTTATTCTTATTAGATGCCTCATTCTTCGGCATAACATAACATCAAAAAAACTTCGGCATGACAGAATACTAAAAACATTTGTCATTCAGAGTGAAACGATGAATCTACTTATTAGATGCTTCATTTATTTCAAACCCTGCTAATTTCAGATCGTCCCAAAAACGCGGATACGATTTTTCAACTACTTCAGGCTCGGCAATTGAAAGTTCTTTACATATCACAGCGAGCGGAGCAAACGACATAGCCATGCGATGGTCGTTATATGTTGCAATCTCAGGCGAATTGTTTTTATTGAAATTATTTTTCAAGATATAAATGTCTTTTGCTTCTTCAATAAAATGAACATTGAATTTTTTTAGTTCATTTTGCAATGCGGCTATCCTGTCGGTTTCTTTAATGCGCAAACTTTCAAGCCCGGTAAACCTGCATGAAATATCAGTTGCAGCAGCCAACACAATTATTGTTTGTGCCAAATCCGGGTTTGCAGAAAAATCAATTATTCGCGGAAATTTTGAAAAATCTTCAACTCCTTTTGTAATAAAAACTCCTTTATCAGTGAATTCGCTGACAACACCGAAAGGCTCAAACCATTTGCTAATCACAGCATCACCCTGAAATGAATTTCGTTTCAATCCTTTTAAAAATATTGCAGCATTTTTAGCCAGAGCTACAATCGAATACCAGTATGAAGCATTTGTCCAGTCCGATTCCACGTTGTATTCAGCCGGAATATAATTCTGGTTTCTTATACTGATTTTATTTCCTTCCCATAAATATTCAATTCCAAAATGCTTCATTATCGAAAGCGTCATTTCAATATAAGGTTTAGAAGAAATATCGCCAACTAATACCATGTTCATTCCATTTTCCAGCACAGGTGCTATCATTAGTAATGACGATATAAACTGGCTGCTAATGTTTGCCGGGATTTTAATATCTCCGCCTTTCATTTTCGATTTATCTCCATGAATTTTTATGGGCGGATAACCATTTTCCTGGAGGTATTCTATATCTGCACCTAATAAACGTAATGCTTCAACCAAATGCTTTATTGGTCGTTGTTTCATGCGTTCGCTACCGGTCAATGTAATATTTTTCCCTGACACAGAAAGATATGACAAAAGGAAACGCATTGCTGTTCCAGCATTTCCAACATCTATAACATCACTGTTCGATGTTAATGCCTTTATCAGCAATCGTGTATCGTCGGCTTCCGATATATTATTTATTTTACAATAACCTTCGCTTAAAGCATTAATGATCAATGCGCGATTGCATTCGCTTTTTGAAGCGGGCAGGTCAATGGTACAGTCATTTCCCTGATGAAAGGCAATATGAAGTTTTCCCTGCATTAAATATTTTGATAATACTCCAGTGATTCCATTATTTCGGAATGATTCACTTTTTCATTGATATGAAAATTACCAATACCATCAGGAAGCGTAAAAAGAATTTCAGATTTTTCGTTTTTCTTATCTTTATCGATCAATTCAGCAATTGAACCTAATTTATCCACGTCAATAATAATTTTCTTATAGAAATTTTTTATAAGTGTAACAATTTTTGATAATTCTTTTTCCGTTACGAATTTCCTTTTATAAGCGATCCACGATTCGGAAATCATCCCGGCAGCAACGGCTTCGCCATGAGTTATGTTTTCTTGTTCGCCTGAAATAATAAACCAGCTTTCCAATGCATGACCAATGCTGTGACCAAAGTTTATACTTTTCCTTACACCTTTCTCATGCATGTCAAGGTTTACAATACGCGATTTTATTTTTACAGAACGATGAATATATTTTTCAATATTT
This genomic interval carries:
- a CDS encoding adenylate/guanylate cyclase domain-containing protein, with product MKKIFTYILLFFPVIIFAQTKGVYEIGLPLVRNFSPFEYKAFSQNWGFVQDKRGVLYFANGDGVLEYDGVQWHVIPITNDYMVSSLAIDSSDRVYVGSTGEFGYLAPTKNGVLKYVSLLDKFDKNDKNFDYIFNIRITSSGLYFVSDEKLYKWDGKKIHTWHIKKSSNCYKYGNRILLWQKGVGLKYLKNDTITKINNGEFFSNISINNILPYSNKKMLIVSKDSGLYIMSNPFTLSNHDYPVVYKFYNQADYFIKHNQLLNCARLKNGYYAFATLFGGTVIMDRDGNLAQVLDKKAGIQNETHNAVGEDQQNAIWLSLDNGIARVDASSPISFWNDDKGLKGSVMSITRFNGGLFVGTWQGVFYHDYSPGKYSISEEGLNTDISQFKLLKGIRSTSWDLLVVKNEKNALKNKLLVATSSGVYEVENYTAKQLTKSKAIKIYHYQKDPSKIFIAAEDGLLCLSVKYSGDEILFEIEDSIKGLNDKIISIVEDGSGKMWISTQFSGIYLLEFNKWTGNRISLPLKEKQTYTLTQFEEAASGLPSISPSIYKIQNEIYFLLEEGVYKPVEVKQNGKNPSVKFRKVISSALKFYNKGIFINMLSEDSMGNLWIQFTDNNYKTKSIAKAAIQKNGIYQVSLIPFKPIPQVEIYSIYAENNGITWFGGDDGMVRYDGTSKYKYNVNFNTLIRKVILERDSVLFGGTFYTVFNDSGEYSGLSINQTEELKPQVAFNYNSITFEFTATTFFNEKSRMFKVFLEGFDKKWSDWTLETKKEYTNLPPGSYIFHVKAKNIFDTESPETTYEFEILPPWYRTWFAYFIYIVGFVLFIRMVLKYSNKRLKDAKLKLEELVNERTNEINSQKNELEKEKEKSDKLLLNILPFRIAKELKENGNAKTKYFEMATVLFSDFKDFTIIAQQLEPQELIAELNRSFVFFDNVCVRHNIEKIKTVGDSYMCAGGVPIKNKTNPVDVVLAAFEMRDFIARLKKEQSAKGRTLWKIRIGVHSGEIISGVVGKKKFAYDIWGDTVNTASRLEQTSLPNKINISGVTYEHVKDFFECTYRGKIPVKHKGEIDMYFAERIKPELSVDDEGRVPNQKFWDLYEQLTV
- the uvrA gene encoding excinuclease ABC subunit UvrA → MANAEVSKVKSEKFIEIKGARVNNLKNISVSIPRNKLVVITGLSGSGKSSLAFDTLYAEGQRRYVESLSSYARQFLGRMNKPDVDYITGISPAIAIEQKVTTRNPRSTVGTSTEIYEYLKLLFARIGKTYSPVSGELVRSDSVTDVVNYIASLYESTKVMIFSPVIPDAKKSIRGRLEVLLQQGFSRIVLNNEIVKIEDILREKNEKNIKEVIQVLIDRFVISFENTDLLSRIADSVETAFYEGKGKCFVEFENKNGEKKLKEFSNKFEADGILFEEPSVNLFAFNNPYGACKTCEGFGNVMGIDEDLVVPDKTLSVYDDAIACWRGEKMSEWKEPLVMNAYKFNFPIHTPYGQLSKEEKELIWTGNKHFHGLNDFFKLLELQTYKIQYRVMLSRYRGKTFCPECKGTRLRKDASYVKICGSSISELVVLPLTKLYEFFNNLDLNDYDKLVSERLLVEIRTRLQFLLDVGLGYLTLNRLSSTLSGGESQRINLATYLGSSLVGSMYILDEPSIGLHPRDTHNLIKVLKSLRDIGNSVIVVEHDEDIIRSSDSLIDIGPLAGAHGGEIMFNGTFSDLMKHDENLTSKYLTGKLKIKIPESRRKWKEYIEIVGARQHNLKSINVKIPLNAMTVITGVSGSGKTTLVKNILYPALKKIYGGYGEKTGQFDKLDGDVKSIAAVEMIDQNPIGRSSRSNPVTYIKAYDEIRELYSSQQLARMRGYKPGYFSFNIAGGRCEECEGAGEVTIEMQFMADINLVCEECKGKRFKSEVLDVTYRGKNISDILEHTVDEAIAFFSLKEKSSLESKIISKLKPLADVGLGYIKLGQASSTLSGGEAQRVKLAYFLSKGNAEASTLFIFDEPTTGLHFHDINKLLVAFNALIKNGHSVLIVEHNGEIIKSADWVIDLGPEGGENGGTVVFAGTPEELIDCEKSYTAKYLKKYF
- the aroA gene encoding 3-phosphoshikimate 1-carboxyvinyltransferase, which produces MQGKLHIAFHQGNDCTIDLPASKSECNRALIINALSEGYCKINNISEADDTRLLIKALTSNSDVIDVGNAGTAMRFLLSYLSVSGKNITLTGSERMKQRPIKHLVEALRLLGADIEYLQENGYPPIKIHGDKSKMKGGDIKIPANISSQFISSLLMIAPVLENGMNMVLVGDISSKPYIEMTLSIMKHFGIEYLWEGNKISIRNQNYIPAEYNVESDWTNASYWYSIVALAKNAAIFLKGLKRNSFQGDAVISKWFEPFGVVSEFTDKGVFITKGVEDFSKFPRIIDFSANPDLAQTIIVLAAATDISCRFTGLESLRIKETDRIAALQNELKKFNVHFIEEAKDIYILKNNFNKNNSPEIATYNDHRMAMSFAPLAVICKELSIAEPEVVEKSYPRFWDDLKLAGFEINEASNK